Sequence from the Pseudomonas frederiksbergensis genome:
CGCCGACCAGGCGGATGCCGTCGTGCAGTGGTGAGTTGCGGCCCAGTTTGAAAGCGATGATCGAGGAATCGTTGCGCGTGACGTAATAACGACCATTGGCCTCGGTGGCCCAGGTTTCGCGCTCATCAAGACGCTGGTAACCCGCCGCCTCCAGGCGCTGGGCAAGACTGGCGGTGGCGTGGAACGGGGTAGGGGAGGCCTTGAGGAAATCGATCAGGCCTTGGTTCAACTCTGCGCGCATAAGTAGCTCCAGACAGCAATGGGCTGGAGTTTACCGTATTAGCAGCGTCGATGATCATCCCCGCCACGATATGGCTACTGCTTGCTAAAACGGCGCCGGACACTCGAAGCGCAGGCGCTCGCCGCTTTGCGGGTGGGTGAAGCTGAGCATGCTGGCGTGCAGGCACAGGCGTGGCCAGGCGGCGAGGGCTTGCGGGTGGGCATAGAGTCCATCGCCCAGCAGCGGATGGCCGATGGAAAGCATGTGCACGCGCAATTGGTGCGAGCGTCCGGTGATTGGCGTCAGTTCGACTCGGCACCAGTCGCCGCAACGTTCCAGTACGCGCCAGAACGTCAGGGCGTGTTTGCCCTGCTCATGGTCCACCACATGCCGAGGTTTGGTCGGCGGGTCGTAGCGCAGGGGCAAGTCGATACTGCCGCTGTCCAGTTCCGGTTGGCCCCAGCACAACGCTGTGTAGGCTTTTTCAGTTTCTCGATCATGAAACTGCCGGGATAACTCACGATGAGTGTCCGGATCGCGGGCCAGCAGGATGATGCCGGAAGTTTCCCAGTCGAGCCGGTGCACGATTCGCGCTTCCGGGTAGCCGTTTTCCTGCAGGCGGGTGATCAGGCAATCCTTGTTGTCGTCTGCCCGGCCTGGCACGGACAGCAGCAGGGTCGGTTTGTCGACCACGAGCACGGCGGCATCCTGATGGATGATGCGAATGTTGGACAGGGGCATTAAACAGTCTCGTACAAACGCCAACGGCGGCTCGGGCCCTGCTCAAATCCCGAGGGAAGAGAGGAGAGGGCCCGAGCCGCCGTGGCTACCGCTGGATCGATCAGCGATCCGGCAGGGTGATATTGAGTTCCAGAATCGAGCAGCTGCCCTGGCTTTCCAGCGCCACATGCACGTCATCGTTGCCGATATTGACGTACTTGCGGATCACTTCCACCAGTTCCTTCTGCAAGGCTGGCAGGTAGTCAGGGGTGCTGCGTTGGCCGCGTTCGTGCGCCACGATGATCTGTAGACGCTCTTTCGCGACCGAGGCGGTACTTGGCTTTTTGTTGGCACGAAAGAAGTCAAAAAGGTTCATTACCTACCTCCAAACAGACGCTCGAAGAATCCCTTCTTCTCGACGTTCAGGAACCGGTGTTCCAGGTCTTTGCCCAGCAGGCGATCAACGGTATCGCTGTAGGCCTGGCCGGCGTCGCTCTGATCGTCGAGGATCACCGGCACGCCCTGGTTGGATGCCTTGAGCACCGCCTGGGATTCCGGGATTACGCCGAGGAGCCTGACGGCGAGAATTTCCTTGACGTCTTCGACGCCGAGCATCTCGCCCTTTTCCACGCGCTCTGGGTGGTAGCGGGTAATCAGCAAGTGTTCCTTGATCGGCTCTTCGCCCTTCTCGGCGCGACGAGACTTGCTTGCCAGAAGGCCCAGCATGCGATCCGAGTCACGTACCGACGAGACTTCCGGGTTGGTCACGACGATCGCTTCGTCAGCGAAGTACATGGCCAGGTGGGCACCTTTTTCGATACCGGCCGGGGAGTCGCAGACCACGAACTCGAAGTCTTCCTTGAGCTGCATCAGGACTTTTTCCACGCCTTCCTGGGTCAGCGCGTCCTTGTCGCGGGTCTGGCTGGCGGCCAGCACGTACAGGTTTTCGAGGCGTTTGTCCTTGATCAGGGCTTGTTGCAGGTTCGCTTCGCCATTGACCACATTGACGAAGTCATAGACCACGCGACGCTCGCAACCCATGATCAGGTCGAGGTTACGCAGGCCGACGTCGAAGTCGACGATGACTGTTTTGTGGCCGCGCAAGGCGAGGCCGGTACCGATAGCGGCGCTGGTGGTGGTCTTACCCACACCACCCTTGCCGGATGTAACCACGAGAATCTTGGCCAAGGTGTTTCACCCCTAAGGAAAAAGGACTGTGTCAGCCCCTGAAAAACATCTCTGGAAAACTGCTGCAACTGGACAGGCTTGGCTGGAATCGGATATGGGGGCGGGGTCTACCTCCGGTAAACACTGCCTGATCCTTTTTCCTACGTCGTTTAAGCTGTTTTCGCTAAGTTTTAGAGATGCTTGGAAAATGCGGCAGTATCCGTTAAAGCCGAATGATGTTCAACACGTCGCCCGACAGGCTGACCTGGACGCCGGCACCCCACAACGGGTCGCGACGCAAGTCCTCGGAGACCTTGTATTGCCCGGCGATGGAAACCAGTTCGGCGCTCAACTGCTGACAGAAGATCCTTGCCTTGGTGTCGCCCTTGACACCGGCCAGCGCACGGCCGCGCATCGGGCCGTATACATGGATGTTGCCATCGGCCAGAAGTTCCGCGCCCGGACTGACCGAGGACACGATGACCAGATCGCCACCCTGGGCATAAATCTGCTGTCCGCCGCGCACCGGCGAGGTGATGACTCGGGTAGGCTTGATGGTGGGCTCGGGCGGTTTCTCCGGTTTTTTCGGTTCGGCCGGGCTCAGCTCCAACACCCGCTCACGGGCGCCGGACGGCGGCAGTACCGGAATATCCACGGCGATCGCGGCGGCAATGTCTTCGATACGGCTGGCGCGGATCGCCAGGGTGCGCAGGCCGTGTTGGCGGCAGACGCGCATCAGGCCTGGCAAGTCCACTGAACCTTCGCCGGCCGGCAGCTTGTCCAGCGCCAATACCAGCGGTGCGTTGCTGAAGAAATTCGGGGCCTGGGCGACTTTTGCCGCCAACTGCCGGTCAAGACCTTCCAGGTCGTTACGGGCCAGTTCCAGCACCGTGATGGCGAGCATGCTGCCCTTCAGCTGGAACACGGGATCTTGGTCTAGCGGTTCGGTTTGGCTCATGGTCGGCGTACAACGACTTGTCACTAAAAGTGCCGAGACTTATAACGAGATCGCCCGCGAGCCGCAAGCCGGGTCGAACAATGTAGAATGCGCGGCCGAGGTCTTTGTGGAAGCTGTAATGGATCGCCCGCGTTTTCGAGCTGCTTTTTTTCACCCGCGTTTCTGGCTGCTGTGGTGTGGCCTAGGATTGTTGTGGCTGATCGTTCAGTTGCCCTATCCGTTGCTGCTGCGAATCGGTCGTGGGCTGGGCGCGCTGATGTACCGGGTCGCAGGCGACCGGCGGCGCATCGCCCGTCGCAACCTGGAGCTGTGTTTCCCCGAAAAGCCAGCCGCCGAACGCAAGCGTTTGCTCAAGGAAAACTTTGCGTCCACTGGCATCGCGTTTTTCGAAATGGCCATGAGCTGGTGGTGGTCGCGTTCGCGCCTGGCGAAGCTGGCCCACGTCGAAGGCCTGGAGCATCTCAAGCAAGCCCAGCGCGATGGCAAGGGTGTGATCCTGATGGCGCTGCATTTCACCACGCTGGAAATCGGCGCCGCATTGCTGGGCCAGCAACACACCATCGACGGCATGTACCGAGAGCACAAGAACCCGTTGTTCGACTACATCCAGCGCCGCGGCCGCGAACGGCATAACCTCGATTCCCTGGCCGTGGAGCGCGATGATGTGCGCGGCATGCTCAAGCTGCTGCGCGCCGGTCGAGCGATCTGGTACGCGCCGGACCAGGACTACGGCGCCAAGCAAAGCATATTTGTGCCATTGTTTGGCATCCAGGCGGCAACAGTCACCGCCACCACTAAATTCGCCCGCCTGGGCAAGGCGTTGGTCGTACCGTTCGTCCAGGAACGCCTGGCTGATGGCAGCGGCTATCGCCTGGTGATCCAGGCGCCGCTGGGGGATTTTCCGGGGGAGACCGAGGAAGCCGATTGCATTCGCATCAACCAATGGGTGGAAAAATCGGTCAGCCAGTGTCCCGAGCAGTACCTCTGGGCCCATCGGCGCTTCAAGACCCGTCCGCCGGGCGAGCCGAAGCTGTACGACAAACGCGGTTGAGTATGTAGCCTAATTGACTGAGCACGGAGCATTGCGATGACCCCAGCTGAACCGGTGACAGGTTTGATTCTTTCCGGCGGCGGGGCTCGAGCGGCATATCAAGTGGGCGTATTGGCGGCCATCGCCGAATTATTGCCGGATGGGGCGCGAAACCCGTTTCCGGTGATCGTCGGCACGTCGGCCGGCGCGATCAATGCGGTCAGCCTGGCGAGCGGGGCGACCGATTTCAAGACCGCCACCGAGCGTTTGACTGCGTTTTGGCAGGCGGTGCGCAGCCATCAGGTGATGCGCAGCGACTGGCGCGGCGTGGTCGCTCAGGCGACGCGTTTCATCACGCACAGCCTATTGGGCCTGGGGGCCAAGTTGCCGGTAGCGCTGGTGGACAGTTCGCCGTTGCGCGACTTGCTCCAGGCCCAGTTCCACGCGTCGGGTATCGAACAGGCAATCGCCGAGCACCAGTTGCGGGCGGTGGCTGTGACGGCGTTCGGCTACGAGTCCGGACAGGCGGTGACGTTCTACCAAGGACGCGGCACCATTGGTGCCTGGTTGCGACATCGGCGCATCGGTGTGCCCACGCAGTTGTCGGTGGAGCATCTGCTGGCCAGTTCGGCGATCCCCTTGCTGTTCGCGCCGGTCAAGATCGGCCCCCAGTACTTTGGCGACGGCGCGGTGCGCCAATCGGCACCCATCAGTCCAGCGTTGCACTTGGGGGCCAATCGTGTGCTGGTCATCGGTGTCAGCGGCAATCCGCGCGGTGCGGGTGGGCAAACTCCCCAGGAGCGCAGCTACACCGGCCTGCAACCTACCTTGGCGCAGATCGGCGGCCACATGCTCAACAGCACGTTCATCGACAGCCTGGAAAGCGACATCGAGTTGTTGGAACGCCTCAACCAGTTCAGCCATCTGCTGCCCGACGGCGTTCCGGCCCACACCCTCGGCGCGGCACCGGTGGAGGTGCTGGTGATTTCGCCAAGCCAGCCGATCGATGAGATTGCCGCGCGTCATCGCCAGGAATTGCCCCGTGCATTGCGGCTGTTCTTGCGCGGGCCGGGGGCGACGAAGACCAGCGGGGCCGGGGTACTGAGCTATCTGCTGTTCGAGGCGGGATATTGTGGGGAATTGATCGAGCTGGGACGTCAGGATGCGCTGGCGCAGCGTGAGGCGTTGAGCCGGTTCCTGGGGTTGGCTCACATTTGATGTGGGAGCGGGCTTGCCCGCTCCATGAAGCGGATCAGAAGTGATACTTCAACAAGAAACTGGTATTGCTCTGGTTGGTCTTGAAACTACCGCTGTCTTCGATCGCGTACTTGTTTTTCCAGTAATCGTATTCCACCCCGACATATAACTGCTTGGCGCCCAGCTTCAAGGCCTTGCCCAGGTCATATTTGATCTGCGGAACGATGTGCAGGTTGGCGTGGTAAGTGCCTTTTGAGTTCGTGTCGTTATCCACGACCCAGTCGATGAAACCGTCGAACAGGATATCGGATGAACCCACCGGCACGGTGTAGGCCCAGACCGGGGTGATCTGCCAGACGTTGTCGCCGGCGCGCGATCCTTCGGTCTGGCGGTTGTAGAAATTCAACTGGAAATAATCGAAACCGGGGATCGCCAGGTCTAAGCCCGGGCCGATCAGGTACGACTCGTTGTCGCCCTCCCCGAACTCATACGTCATTGCCAGCAGCACGTCCTTGATTGGTCCCATCTCAAACTTCCGATCAACTATCTTGCCGAACGACAAGCGTGGGCTGAACTCGCCGTAATAGGTATTGGGACCGGACTGGCTGTCGTCCTGGCCGTTATAGAAGATTCGGTCGAGGAAGAAAAAATTGTCGCCGTATTTCCAGGCATCGGCGTGCTCGAACGTCACGGTCTGCTGGATGCGTGGGTTGATCTGGAAGTCCTTGCCGTAGAGGTAGCTCAGGCTGTTGTTCTGCCATTGGAACAGGTCGCCCGCCACGGCTTGGCCCCCGGCCAACAAAGATCCCGCAACGATCAGGTTGGTGCACGTACGTTTCATTCGGTTTGCTCCCAAAGGTAAGTGGTATCGCGTTTCTTGTCGTCAGCGCTCTGGTGTGGCGCTTTTTCCACGGATAAACATCCGTTCGGTCAGCTTTTTGTTTGTGACAAGAGCTGAAAAACAGCGGCATCGGTCAGGATCCGATTGTTATTTGGAGGCGTCCGGATTCGAACGGCCGCGCAGGATACGGGCTTGCATGGAGAGGCTCAAGTGCGCTGCGACAGCGCATTGGCGGCGAATGTGGGGCATTGGGGTGGGACGCGTGCATGGGGTGCTTTCCTCTTGTTGTTATTGTCGAGGCGCAGGCGGCCGCTGACGGGCGACCGGTGGTGTGCCGGTCAGCCTGTCTGCGGTATTGCATGTAGGGCGAAATGAACTGAGGACTAGTTGGTCCGCGCGCCTTGGGTGATCCAGGCGCCAATCAGGTCGCGCTCTTGCTGGGTCATCTGGGTGATATTGCCCAGTGGCATGATCTGGGTGGTCACGGCCTGGGCCTGGATGCGCGCGGCTTCTTGCTGGATCTGCTGCGGCGTATCGAACATCACCCCGCCCGGCGCCGCGCTGAACAGCGGGCTGGTGGGCTTGGCCGAGTGGCAGACCGAGCAGCGTTCCTGAATGACACTATGGACTTTCTCGAACGACGGGCCCTGGGCATTGGAGGCCTGGGCAGGCGCGGCGGCCTGTGCCGGTGCTGCGGGCTTGGCGCCGCCACCCACCGCTGTCTCCGGCAACGGCTGATACTCGATCACGCCCGGCACCTTGGCGACTTCCGGCGCGGTGGGCATCGGCTTGGGACCGGTGACATAGGCCAGGCAGATCATCGCCAACGCGCCGACCGGCAATGTCCAGGCAAACCGATTGCTGTCATGGCGCGTGTTGAAGTAGTGACGCACCAACACCGCCGCCACGGCAATACCCGCCAGGATCAGCCAGTTGTATTGGCTGCCGTAGGTGCTCGGGAAATGGTTGCTGATCATGATGAACAGCACCGGCAGGGTGAAGTAGTTGTTGTGGCGCGAGCGCAACAGGCCTTTGGCGGGCAGTGCCGGGTCGGGGGTGCGGTTCTCGGCGATGGCCGCCACCAGGGCACGTTGTGCCGGCATGATGATGCGGAACACGTTGCCGACCATGATCGTGCCGATGACCGCCCCGACATGCAGGTAGGCGCCACGACCGCTGAACACCTTGCTGAAGCCGTAGGCCGCGGCAATCAACAGCACGAACAGGATCAGGCCGAGCAGGGCGGGACGCTTGCCCAAGGCCGAGTCGCAGAGAAAGGAATAAACGAACCAGCCGACCAGCAACGAACCGATGCCCAGGGCCACGCCTTCAGCGCCGCTCAGGCTGCTGCCCGGGGCCAGCAGGTAGACGGTCGGGTTCCAATAGAAGACCACGCACAACAGCGCGACACCCGACATCCAGGTGAAGTAGGCTTCCCACTTGAACCAGTGCAGGTTGTCCGGCATGGCCGGTGGTGCGAGTTTGTATTTTTCCAGGTGGTAGATACCGCCACCGTGGATGGCCCACAAGTCGCCGGCCAGGCCGCTCCTGGGGTTGACGCGATTGAGGTTGTTTTCCAGCCAGACGAAGTAGAACGACGCGCCGATCCAAGCCACGCCAGTGATCATATGAACCCAGCGAATGCTCAGGTTCAGCCATTCCAGCAAATGTGCTTCCACAGTCTTTACCTCTCGCCCGTCACCCTTGTCTTCGGGTGATCGGACCTTCTCTTATTGGTGGGGGGCGAGGATTAAACATTCATCCTCTTTGAAGAAATGCTCATCGCAGTTATTGCCTGTGCCACTGCGATCAACCACCAGGAAGTCATCCCGCTTTTCGATCGTCAGCACCGGGTGGTGCCAGACGCCGCGATGGTAATTGATGCCCTGCCTGCCGTTGGTGACGAAGGCGCGGACCAAGCCTGATACAGGTGCATCGCCAAGTGGCGCGACCACGATCAGAAAGGGGTTGCCGAGCAGCGGAATAAAAGCCTGGCTGCCCAGCGGATGGCGCTCCAGCATGCGTACGGTCAGCGGCATGTCCAGCGCGTCGGCGCGGAAGATGCTGATGATCGCCTTGTCGTCCGGCGTGGCGGTTTCAACCGTCGCCAGGCGATGGAAGCGCATGGTCGAACCGTTGTTGATCATGAAGTGATCGCTGCCGTCGGTTTCGATCACGTCACCGAACGGGGCGAAGGCTTCTTTGGTCAATGGTTCGATCTTGAGGGTGCGCATGCGGGTTCTCTTATCCAAAATTCTGTGTTGTTAATTCAGCTTTTGTGGCGAGGGAGCTTCCTCCCGTTGGACCGGTCCGACGCCTCGGGCGCAGCAGTCCCATTTTAAGAAACGGGGTCGCTTCGCAACCCAGCGGGAGCAAGCTTGCTCGCCACAAGTGCGTCGTTTATTTAGCGACCTTGCCCAATATCCTCAGGCGACTCACGCCACCGTCCGGGAACACGTTCAGGCGGATATGGGTGATCGGTCCCAGTTCCTTGATCTGCTCGGCGAAGGTGTGTTCAGCGTGCATCTCCAGTTTCTGGCTCGGCAGCAGCTCACGCCAGAACAGCGACTGGGTTTCGATCTGGCTGTCGGTGCCGCCCTTGACGAATGCGCCCTGGATCGAGCAGCTGTCCGGATAGTTGCCCTTGAAGTGCAGGGTGTCGACGACGACTTTTTCAACGATACCGGCATGGCCCAGGGCGACGATCACCCAGTCATTGCCCGGGGTGCGACGACGGGCGGTTTCCCAGCCGTCGCCCATGTTCACGCCCCGGCCCGGGTTGAGGATGTTGCTCATGCGGCCGAAGTGCTCGTCGGAGCAGGCCAGGGCGCGGCCACCATTAAGAGCGGCAGCCAGGTCGACCTGTTCGTTGTCGCCCACGGCCGACCAGTCGCGGTACGGGACGCCATAGACCCGCAGACGGGCCACGCCGCCATCAGGGTAGATATTGAAGCGCAGGTGGCTGAAAGCCTGGTCATTGCTGATTTCGTGGTAGTGGTGGCTGTTGCCTTGCAGCTCGACGGCCGACAGCACTTCGGTCCATTGGGTGTTGTCGTCCGGCTCGCCTTCCGCCAGGAAACAGGCTTCAAGGGAGGCCGACGGCGGGTAGTTGCCGGTGAAGAATGAAGTGTCGATGTCCACGCCCTTGATCGAGCCTGGCACGCCCAGGCGGATCACCGCGCTGTCGTAGCCTTCGAAGCGCTTGCGGCGCGACTCCCAGCCGTCCATCCACTTGCCGTTGTCGTCGAACACGCCCTCCTTCCACACGGCCGGGGTCGGCTGGAACAGGCGGTTGGCGTCGGCGAACCAGTCATCGGTGACCGAGATGATCTTGGTGCCCAGGCGGGCGTCGGCCAGGTTGACGAACTTTTCGAACGGTACGGCGTAAGCTTTCATTCTTCTTGTCTGCCTTTGATAAGTTGGCTGGGGATGCTTGCAGGACCTGGTGTCAGATGCCGCTCGCTAAAGGGTCAGTAATCGGAACAACGCGATCTTGTTGATCTCCGCCAGCGCGCACTTGAACTCGGCGTCTGCCGAGTGATGGATGCGCGTTTCGAACGCCGCGAGGATCTGATGCCGGTTGCTGCCTTTTACCGCCATGATGAAGGGAAACTTGAACTTGGCCTTGTAGGCGTCGTTCAGCTCGGTGAAGCGCTGGAACTCTTCGGCCGTGCATTGGTGAATACCGGCGCCGGCCTGTTCGTTCGTGCTGGCTTCGGTCAGTTGGCCCTGGACGGCAGCTTTACCGGCCAGGTCCGGGTGAGCGTTGATCAGCGCCAGTTGGCTGGCGTGATCGGCGCTCAACAGGATGTCGCTCATGCGCTGGTGCAGGGTCTCGATTTCGTCGATCGAGGGGTCCTGGCCCAGGTCGAAGGCCTTCTCGGCCACCCATGGCGAATGTTCGTAGATGTCGGCGAAGGCTTTGACGAACGCTTCGCGGCTCAAGGTGGAAGGCTTGAGTGTCTGGAAAGCGGTCATTTGGACGCCCCCTGATACGGATGGGTTTGCTGCCAGTGGCGAGCGATGTCGACGCGGCGGCTGAACCACACCTGCTCATGGCCCTTGGCGTATTCGAGGAAACGCTTGAGAGAGGCCAGGCGCGCAGGACGGCCGATCAGGCGGCAGTGCAGGCCGATGGAAAGCATCTTGGGTGCTTCGGCGCCTTCGGCGTACAACACGTCGAAAGCGTCCTTGAGGTACTGGAAGAAATCGTCGCCCTTGTTGAAACCCTGCACCTGGGTGAAGCGCATGTCGTTGGTGTCGAGGGTGTAGGGAATCACCAGGTGCGGCTTGCCGGTAGGGTTGTTCGGCTCCCAGTAGGGCAGGTCATCGTCGTAGGTGTCGCTGTCGTAGAGGAAACCGCCTTCTTCCATCACCAGCCGGCGGGTGTTGGGACCGGTTCGGCCGGTGTACCAGCCCAGCGGCCGCTCGCCGGTGATTTCGGTGAGGATGCGGATCGCTTCGAGCATGTGCTCGCGTTCCTGGGCTTCATCCATGTATTGGTAATCGATCCAGCGATAGCCGTGGCTGCAGATTTCGTGACCGGCGGCGACCATGGCTCGAATCACGTCCGGATGGCGCTGGGCGGCCATGGCAACGGCAAAAATCGTCAGGGGAATGTCGAATTCCTTGAACAGCTTGAGGATCCGCCAGACGCCGGCACGGCTGCCATACTCGTACAGCGATTCCATGCTCATGTTGCGCTCGCCCTGCAGCGGTTGCGCCGCGACCATTTCCGAAAGGAACGCTTCGGATTCCTTATCGCCATGGAGGACGTTGCGCTCGCCGCCTTCTTCGTAATTGAGCACGAAGGACAGGGCGATGCGGGCATTGCCCGGCCATTGGGGATGGGGAGGGTTACTGCCGTAACCGATCAGGTCGCGTGGGTAGTCAGCGCTCACTGCAGTTTTCCTTCTTGTTCGAACCATGTAGGTGGCGCCCTGGTGATGAATCTCCGGCTGGCGTCACGACGATGGGTTGATTGTATACAACTTTATTTGCGACTTGTAAGCCTGTTTTTTGCATTTTTTGCCACGAGGTTGCGTTGTCTACGCTGCAAGAAATCTGCCTGACTGGTCAGTTATTGCCGCATCAGCTAGCGTAAGCGCTGGGTCAGGCGAAAAACGGGCGCCAATCCTTGTTGCCGGAGACACAAGGCAGTTGCGAAAAATTTATTGTGTACAATCCTTGTTTAAAGTGTCTTAATTCGTCATCGCCGTATCGTTGTGTGCTCCGCAACGGTGCGGCCTGTCTTTCAACTGATTCAGGAGGCGTCGGGCCGGACTGCACAGCAGCGAGGCGCGCACAATCAATGGGACGTTTGACTACTCACGTTTTGGATGCCGCACACGGCTGCCCTGGGAGCTCGATCAGAATCGAGCTGTACCGTGTCGATGGTTCGCAGTTGCAGTTGGTCGCCAGTGCAACGACCAACAGCGACGGTCGTTGCGACGCGCCGCTGTTGCAGGGGGACGATTACCGCAGCGGGGTCTACCAGATCCAATTTCACGCCGGGGACTATTACCGCGCCCGTGGCGTTCAACTGGCCGAGCCGGCCTTTCTCGATGTGGTGGTGCTGCGCTTCGGTATTTCGCAAGAGCAGGATCATTACCACGTACCGTTACTGATATCGCCTTACGCGTATTCAACGTATCGAGGCAGTTGATCCCCCAAGCAACTGCCTTGTCCTGAAAGCGACTGCGCATAAGCTTCTTTGGTTTTCAGCCCGCTCACACTGCGGGCTTTTTTTTATGGGCGTGTCTTTTTGAACGTGGGCGACAGGTGCACTTGGCGTCTATGTATTATCCCTGACGATGAACACCGTCCCTGTTGGCGTATCGTGGCTGGGAAGTGTCTGGATGCCGCCCCTGAGGCTGATGAGCTTATTGTCGTTGTGGGCATTTTCCATTGCATTCATGGTTTCGCGACCGAGTTGATTTGACAACGCAATGCCGAAATCCCTTGGGTTGATACGCGGGATGATGATGTCTTGGGTTTCTGTGCGATGCAGTGTCATGAAAAATATGAAGTCATGCTCTGCGCGCTTGAACACCACGTTGGGAAAAGACGGTAACGAACGGGCCGGGAAAACCGTGTAGCCATTGCGTTCAAGTCGTTCGGTCATGAATTTCATGAGCTCGATATCATCCGCTATCACTGGGAAGGTACGTGACGGCGGCAAGAAAAAGCTCGGATCGAAGTCCAGTCGTGCCAATGGTCCGGTCGGGGAGGGCGATGGCAATTGAAGAGAACGATTGAACCCTGCAAGTTCCGCAGAGACGGGCAGTGTCGGTAGCATCAGAAGAGGATCGGTCAACACTGGGTGCAGCGAGGCCGTTTTATCCTTCCAGTTGTTGAACACCTGTCTCAGCGTGGTCAATCCCCGAGCATCGGCGAAATAACTGTCGTTGGCGAGTTCAAATTGTCTGCGTGAAAACTTGCTCTGGGTGTCCGCCCTCAGTTCCGGGAAGAACTCGATGGCATAGCCCACCAGCGGCTTTTCAAAAGGAAGTCTCGGATCAATCGTCCACTGGTTGTCGGGCGGTATCTGGATGGCGGCACGAGGCTGCTCATGCAAATGAAAGAAAAGAAGGTTTTCAAACGTATCGAAGTCATAAGGACGATGCCTGG
This genomic interval carries:
- a CDS encoding RluA family pseudouridine synthase; amino-acid sequence: MPLSNIRIIHQDAAVLVVDKPTLLLSVPGRADDNKDCLITRLQENGYPEARIVHRLDWETSGIILLARDPDTHRELSRQFHDRETEKAYTALCWGQPELDSGSIDLPLRYDPPTKPRHVVDHEQGKHALTFWRVLERCGDWCRVELTPITGRSHQLRVHMLSIGHPLLGDGLYAHPQALAAWPRLCLHASMLSFTHPQSGERLRFECPAPF
- the minE gene encoding cell division topological specificity factor MinE, with the translated sequence MNLFDFFRANKKPSTASVAKERLQIIVAHERGQRSTPDYLPALQKELVEVIRKYVNIGNDDVHVALESQGSCSILELNITLPDR
- the minD gene encoding septum site-determining protein MinD — encoded protein: MAKILVVTSGKGGVGKTTTSAAIGTGLALRGHKTVIVDFDVGLRNLDLIMGCERRVVYDFVNVVNGEANLQQALIKDKRLENLYVLAASQTRDKDALTQEGVEKVLMQLKEDFEFVVCDSPAGIEKGAHLAMYFADEAIVVTNPEVSSVRDSDRMLGLLASKSRRAEKGEEPIKEHLLITRYHPERVEKGEMLGVEDVKEILAVRLLGVIPESQAVLKASNQGVPVILDDQSDAGQAYSDTVDRLLGKDLEHRFLNVEKKGFFERLFGGR
- the minC gene encoding septum site-determining protein MinC is translated as MSQTEPLDQDPVFQLKGSMLAITVLELARNDLEGLDRQLAAKVAQAPNFFSNAPLVLALDKLPAGEGSVDLPGLMRVCRQHGLRTLAIRASRIEDIAAAIAVDIPVLPPSGARERVLELSPAEPKKPEKPPEPTIKPTRVITSPVRGGQQIYAQGGDLVIVSSVSPGAELLADGNIHVYGPMRGRALAGVKGDTKARIFCQQLSAELVSIAGQYKVSEDLRRDPLWGAGVQVSLSGDVLNIIRL
- a CDS encoding lipid A biosynthesis lauroyl acyltransferase → MDRPRFRAAFFHPRFWLLWCGLGLLWLIVQLPYPLLLRIGRGLGALMYRVAGDRRRIARRNLELCFPEKPAAERKRLLKENFASTGIAFFEMAMSWWWSRSRLAKLAHVEGLEHLKQAQRDGKGVILMALHFTTLEIGAALLGQQHTIDGMYREHKNPLFDYIQRRGRERHNLDSLAVERDDVRGMLKLLRAGRAIWYAPDQDYGAKQSIFVPLFGIQAATVTATTKFARLGKALVVPFVQERLADGSGYRLVIQAPLGDFPGETEEADCIRINQWVEKSVSQCPEQYLWAHRRFKTRPPGEPKLYDKRG
- a CDS encoding patatin-like phospholipase family protein, which gives rise to MTPAEPVTGLILSGGGARAAYQVGVLAAIAELLPDGARNPFPVIVGTSAGAINAVSLASGATDFKTATERLTAFWQAVRSHQVMRSDWRGVVAQATRFITHSLLGLGAKLPVALVDSSPLRDLLQAQFHASGIEQAIAEHQLRAVAVTAFGYESGQAVTFYQGRGTIGAWLRHRRIGVPTQLSVEHLLASSAIPLLFAPVKIGPQYFGDGAVRQSAPISPALHLGANRVLVIGVSGNPRGAGGQTPQERSYTGLQPTLAQIGGHMLNSTFIDSLESDIELLERLNQFSHLLPDGVPAHTLGAAPVEVLVISPSQPIDEIAARHRQELPRALRLFLRGPGATKTSGAGVLSYLLFEAGYCGELIELGRQDALAQREALSRFLGLAHI
- a CDS encoding outer membrane protein OmpK — protein: MKRTCTNLIVAGSLLAGGQAVAGDLFQWQNNSLSYLYGKDFQINPRIQQTVTFEHADAWKYGDNFFFLDRIFYNGQDDSQSGPNTYYGEFSPRLSFGKIVDRKFEMGPIKDVLLAMTYEFGEGDNESYLIGPGLDLAIPGFDYFQLNFYNRQTEGSRAGDNVWQITPVWAYTVPVGSSDILFDGFIDWVVDNDTNSKGTYHANLHIVPQIKYDLGKALKLGAKQLYVGVEYDYWKNKYAIEDSGSFKTNQSNTSFLLKYHF
- a CDS encoding urate hydroxylase PuuD, yielding MEAHLLEWLNLSIRWVHMITGVAWIGASFYFVWLENNLNRVNPRSGLAGDLWAIHGGGIYHLEKYKLAPPAMPDNLHWFKWEAYFTWMSGVALLCVVFYWNPTVYLLAPGSSLSGAEGVALGIGSLLVGWFVYSFLCDSALGKRPALLGLILFVLLIAAAYGFSKVFSGRGAYLHVGAVIGTIMVGNVFRIIMPAQRALVAAIAENRTPDPALPAKGLLRSRHNNYFTLPVLFIMISNHFPSTYGSQYNWLILAGIAVAAVLVRHYFNTRHDSNRFAWTLPVGALAMICLAYVTGPKPMPTAPEVAKVPGVIEYQPLPETAVGGGAKPAAPAQAAAPAQASNAQGPSFEKVHSVIQERCSVCHSAKPTSPLFSAAPGGVMFDTPQQIQQEAARIQAQAVTTQIMPLGNITQMTQQERDLIGAWITQGARTN
- a CDS encoding ureidoglycolate lyase, whose product is MRTLKIEPLTKEAFAPFGDVIETDGSDHFMINNGSTMRFHRLATVETATPDDKAIISIFRADALDMPLTVRMLERHPLGSQAFIPLLGNPFLIVVAPLGDAPVSGLVRAFVTNGRQGINYHRGVWHHPVLTIEKRDDFLVVDRSGTGNNCDEHFFKEDECLILAPHQ
- the alc gene encoding allantoicase; amino-acid sequence: MKAYAVPFEKFVNLADARLGTKIISVTDDWFADANRLFQPTPAVWKEGVFDDNGKWMDGWESRRKRFEGYDSAVIRLGVPGSIKGVDIDTSFFTGNYPPSASLEACFLAEGEPDDNTQWTEVLSAVELQGNSHHYHEISNDQAFSHLRFNIYPDGGVARLRVYGVPYRDWSAVGDNEQVDLAAALNGGRALACSDEHFGRMSNILNPGRGVNMGDGWETARRRTPGNDWVIVALGHAGIVEKVVVDTLHFKGNYPDSCSIQGAFVKGGTDSQIETQSLFWRELLPSQKLEMHAEHTFAEQIKELGPITHIRLNVFPDGGVSRLRILGKVAK